The following are encoded together in the Xiphophorus hellerii strain 12219 chromosome 3, Xiphophorus_hellerii-4.1, whole genome shotgun sequence genome:
- the ankrd34a gene encoding ankyrin repeat domain-containing protein 34A: MGDGGPLQTEGNALLKAVFQGKLRLARLLLEGGAYINEGNERGETPISAACLGNYDDPQTRQRMVRYLLEKGADPNIPDKSGRTALMHACAERAGQEVVTLLLENGADPSLRDYAGASALVHAINRGDRDTLQVLLDACKAKGKEVIIITTDTSPSGTKKTKQYLNSPPSPGIVDKLSPACMSPSEVEIGTASPAGDRTNGQEGIFSFALTSALPLPSARPPGEKRPPPRKLLKRLNSEPWGLVAPSVLSGVPPDRLDTGLEEEGSNDLSRATAEMNGLSISEPVRTRLSRRHSIETHDPCSPKPIDRSCSEDCTGLSATSWADKVQQHQILYRRNTAPEPQENAGGPGAIRLLVHPKLSRMEHYESDTHLCPESIPGSPDSGRVSVERRRYNASPLSLVTSSSRESLENIPNSVSPITVRRRPPGLLERRGSGTLLLDHISHTRPGFLPPLNINPHRPIPDIRANGKPTSPVHSGHKILVPMAPISPKRGPESKMKKKLMRRHSMQTEQMKQLSTFQEILAEKVVESNGD, encoded by the coding sequence ATGGGAGATGGAGGGCCCCTGCAGACGGAGGGGAACGCTCTCCTCAAAGCTGTGTTCCAGGGAAAGTTGCGGCTCGCCCGGTTGCTGCTAGAAGGCGGAGCCTACATCAACGAAGGCAACGAACGGGGAGAGACACCCATCTCCGCCGCCTGCCTGGGGAACTATGACGACCCACAGACCCGCCAGAGGATGGTCCGCTACCTGCTGGAGAAAGGCGCTGACCCCAACATCCCAGACAAGAGCGGCCGCACGGCGCTGATGCATGCCTGCGCCGAGCGGGCAGGGCAAGAGGTGGTGACCCTGCTGCTGGAGAACGGGGCAGACCCCAGCCTCAGAGACTATGCCGGTGCCTCCGCCCTGGTCCACGCCATCAACAGGGGAGACCGTGACACGCTGCAGGTACTGCTGGACGCCTGCAAGGCCAAGGGCAAGGAGGTGATCATTATCACCACTGACACATCTCCGTCGGGCACCAAGAAGACCAAGCAGTACCTGAACTCGCCACCCTCACCTGGCATCGTGGACAAACTGTCCCCTGCTTGCATGTCTCCTTCAGAAGTGGAGATCGGCACTGCGTCACCTGCAGGGGACAGGACCAATGGCCAGGAGGGCATCTTCAGCTTTGCGCTCACCTCGGCCTTACCACTGCCTTCCGCTCGGCCTCCAGGTGAGAAGCGGCCCCCGCCTCGGAAGCTCCTGAAGAGGCTGAACTCGGAGCCCTGGGGCCTGGTGGCACCCTCGGTGCTGAGCGGAGTTCCTCCGGACCGGCTGGACACGGGTCTGGAGGAAGAGGGCAGCAACGATCTGAGCAGAGCCACCGCCGAGATGAACGGTCTATCCATCTCGGAGCCGGTCCGGACTCGGTTGTCACGACGACACAGCATCGAGACGCACGACCCCTGCTCTCCCAAACCCATTGACCGGTCTTGCTCTGAGGACTGCACTGGCCTCTCTGCCACGTCCTGGGCCGACAAGGTGCAGCAGCACCAGATCCTGTACCGGAGAAACACCGCCCCTGAACCCCAGGAGAACGCCGGGGGGCCTGGGGCTATCCGGCTCCTGGTGCACCCTAAACTGAGCCGCATGGAGCACTACGAGTCCGACACTCATCTTTGTCCAGAGTCCATCCCTGGATCGCCGGACTCCGGGCGGGTGTCAGTGGAACGGCGACGGTATAATGCCTCCCCGTTGTCCCTGGTGACCAGCTCAtccagggagtctctggagaaCATTCCTAACTCGGTGTCACCCATCACCGTGCGCCGTCGGCCCCCAGGTCTGCTGGAGCGCCGCGGCTCCGGGACGCTGCTGCTGGACCACATCTCCCACACTAGGCCCGGCTTCCTGCCTCCTCTCAACATCAACCCCCACAGACCCATTCCTGACATTCGAGCCAATGGAAAACCTACCTCCCCTGTTCACAGCGGACACAAGATCCTGGTCCCCATGGCCCCAATATCTCCCAAGCGGGGCCCCGAATCCAAAATGAAGAAGAAGCTGATGAGGAGGCACTCCATGCAGACAGAGCAGATGAAGCAGCTCTCCACCTTCCAGGAGATCCTGGCTGAGAAGGTGGTTGAGTCCAATGGGGATTGA